One Polynucleobacter sp. MG-5-Ahmo-C2 genomic window carries:
- a CDS encoding SPOR domain-containing protein, translating to MMKQPNQQAGFIKIDGKNAQYGGTILGFVVGLGAGLGIALAIALYLSKNTPQEKPGVRAPNLPLTIKPSAAPTEGEAAAPIEPLDLNKPLQGKSQTSAPSDPIGDLVSSKKPAETGLKTDAIYFLQVGAFVKRADADAQKANLAIQGIQAQLSEVTADGNTLWRVRVGPYNSPDEGNPVRDKLSSMGIKPTLIKSSKS from the coding sequence ATGATGAAACAACCGAATCAACAAGCTGGCTTCATAAAGATCGACGGGAAGAACGCCCAGTATGGCGGCACTATCCTCGGTTTTGTGGTCGGCCTGGGCGCGGGATTAGGAATTGCCCTGGCGATTGCCCTGTACCTCTCTAAAAATACCCCTCAAGAAAAGCCTGGGGTTCGTGCGCCTAATCTACCGCTCACCATTAAGCCTTCCGCAGCACCCACTGAAGGCGAGGCTGCGGCTCCGATAGAGCCATTGGATTTGAATAAGCCTTTGCAAGGAAAGTCACAAACATCGGCTCCATCTGATCCGATTGGCGATTTGGTAAGCAGCAAAAAGCCAGCCGAAACTGGCTTAAAAACGGATGCCATTTATTTCCTGCAAGTAGGGGCGTTTGTAAAGCGCGCTGATGCTGACGCACAAAAAGCAAATTTAGCCATCCAAGGAATTCAAGCGCAACTGAGTGAAGTGACTGCTGATGGCAATACTTTATGGCGTGTGCGTGTAGGCCCTTACAATAGTCCTGATGAGGGCAATCCAGTGCGGGATAAGTTAAGCAGCATGGGCATTAAACCAACCCTGATTAAATCCAGCAAATCATGA